The following coding sequences lie in one Phalacrocorax aristotelis chromosome 2, bGulAri2.1, whole genome shotgun sequence genomic window:
- the PTER gene encoding N-acetyltaurine hydrolase isoform X1 — translation MNASSSLEKRVTGYQLSNPPAQAGFTVKMPSLGGKAQTVLGPVDPDRLGYTLTHEHLTMNYSSCFCPPSPGQEPLSGGPIEMKNLFWIKQNPYSHKENLLLYQETDAVKEELLHFKAAGGGTIVENTTTGIGRDMNTLKKLAEETGVHIIAGAGFYIDSTHSSQTQAMTVEQLTGIIVDEILNGADGTNIKCGVVGEIGCSWPLTQSEHRVLQATAQAQSQLGCPVIIHPGRNSDAPFQIIHILEEAGADASKTVMSHLDRTIFDTEKLLEFAKLGCYLEYDLFGTEFLHYQFHPDIDMPCDNERIARIHMLIDEGYEDRILIAHDVHTKNRLMKYGGHGYSHILKNIVPKMLIRGISQDKIDKILLANPKRWLTFK, via the exons ATGAACGCCTCCTCCTCTCTGGAAAAGCGTGTCACAGGTTACCAGCTGAGTAACCCCCCAGCTCAGGCGGGCTTCACTGT aaaaatgccTTCCTTGGGAGGGAAAGCACAGACTGTTTTGGGCCCTGTGGATCCGGACCGCCTTGGCTATACGTTGACTCATGAACACTTGACTATGAActacagcagctgcttttgtcCACCTTCTCCAGGGCAAGAGCCTCTGTCTGGTGGGCCCATTGAGATGAAGAACTTGTTTTGGATTAAGCAAAATCCCTACAGCCATAAAGAAAACCTTcttttgtatcaggaaacagatGCTGTGAAGGAGGAGCTGTtgcattttaaagcagcagggggtgggacaaTTGTGGAAAACACAACCACAGGAATTGGTCGGGATATGAATACTTTGAAGAAACTTGCTGAAGAAACTGGAGTCCATATTATTGCTGGGGCTGGGTTTTACATCGATTCCACTCATTCTTCTCAAACACAGGCCATGACAGTGGAGCAG CTTACAGGCATTATTGTTGATGAGATACTCAATGGAGCTGATGGAACTAACATCAAGTGTGGTGTGGTGGGAGAAATAGGTTGCTCCTGGCCTTTGACTCAGAGTGAACACAGAGTGCTTCAGGCAACAGCGCAGGCTCAGTCACAGCTTGGGTGCCCCGTTATAATCCATCCTGGCAGGAACAGCGATGCACCTTTCCAGATTATCCACATTCTGGAGGAAGCTGGGGCTGATGCTTCAAAGACAGTCATGTCTCACCTCGACAG GACTATATTTGATACTGAGAAACTTCTGGAATTTGCTAAACTGGGATGCTACTTAGAGTATGACTTATTTGGTACAGAATTTCTTCACTACCAGTTCCATCCTGATATTGACATGCCGTGCGACAATGAAAGAATTGCAAG GATTCATATGCTGATTGATGAAGGCTACGAAGACAGAATTCTGATCGCTCATGATGTGCACACTAAGAATAGGTTGATGAAATATGGAGGTCATGGATATTCACATATCCTTAAAAATATAGTTCCTAAAATGCTAATTAGAGGCATATCTCAAGATAAAATTGATAAAATACTCCTAGCAAATCCAAAGCGGTGGTTGACTTTTAAGTAG
- the PTER gene encoding N-acetyltaurine hydrolase isoform X3 — protein MPSLGGKAQTVLGPVDPDRLGYTLTHEHLTMNYSSCFCPPSPGQEPLSGGPIEMKNLFWIKQNPYSHKENLLLYQETDAVKEELLHFKAAGGGTIVENTTTGIGRDMNTLKKLAEETGVHIIAGAGFYIDSTHSSQTQAMTVEQLTGIIVDEILNGADGTNIKCGVVGEIGCSWPLTQSEHRVLQATAQAQSQLGCPVIIHPGRNSDAPFQIIHILEEAGADASKTVMSHLDRTIFDTEKLLEFAKLGCYLEYDLFGTEFLHYQFHPDIDMPCDNERIARIHMLIDEGYEDRILIAHDVHTKNRLMKYGGHGYSHILKNIVPKMLIRGISQDKIDKILLANPKRWLTFK, from the exons atgccTTCCTTGGGAGGGAAAGCACAGACTGTTTTGGGCCCTGTGGATCCGGACCGCCTTGGCTATACGTTGACTCATGAACACTTGACTATGAActacagcagctgcttttgtcCACCTTCTCCAGGGCAAGAGCCTCTGTCTGGTGGGCCCATTGAGATGAAGAACTTGTTTTGGATTAAGCAAAATCCCTACAGCCATAAAGAAAACCTTcttttgtatcaggaaacagatGCTGTGAAGGAGGAGCTGTtgcattttaaagcagcagggggtgggacaaTTGTGGAAAACACAACCACAGGAATTGGTCGGGATATGAATACTTTGAAGAAACTTGCTGAAGAAACTGGAGTCCATATTATTGCTGGGGCTGGGTTTTACATCGATTCCACTCATTCTTCTCAAACACAGGCCATGACAGTGGAGCAG CTTACAGGCATTATTGTTGATGAGATACTCAATGGAGCTGATGGAACTAACATCAAGTGTGGTGTGGTGGGAGAAATAGGTTGCTCCTGGCCTTTGACTCAGAGTGAACACAGAGTGCTTCAGGCAACAGCGCAGGCTCAGTCACAGCTTGGGTGCCCCGTTATAATCCATCCTGGCAGGAACAGCGATGCACCTTTCCAGATTATCCACATTCTGGAGGAAGCTGGGGCTGATGCTTCAAAGACAGTCATGTCTCACCTCGACAG GACTATATTTGATACTGAGAAACTTCTGGAATTTGCTAAACTGGGATGCTACTTAGAGTATGACTTATTTGGTACAGAATTTCTTCACTACCAGTTCCATCCTGATATTGACATGCCGTGCGACAATGAAAGAATTGCAAG GATTCATATGCTGATTGATGAAGGCTACGAAGACAGAATTCTGATCGCTCATGATGTGCACACTAAGAATAGGTTGATGAAATATGGAGGTCATGGATATTCACATATCCTTAAAAATATAGTTCCTAAAATGCTAATTAGAGGCATATCTCAAGATAAAATTGATAAAATACTCCTAGCAAATCCAAAGCGGTGGTTGACTTTTAAGTAG
- the PTER gene encoding N-acetyltaurine hydrolase isoform X2, giving the protein MPSAPLAPGPGNFAGVERKMPSLGGKAQTVLGPVDPDRLGYTLTHEHLTMNYSSCFCPPSPGQEPLSGGPIEMKNLFWIKQNPYSHKENLLLYQETDAVKEELLHFKAAGGGTIVENTTTGIGRDMNTLKKLAEETGVHIIAGAGFYIDSTHSSQTQAMTVEQLTGIIVDEILNGADGTNIKCGVVGEIGCSWPLTQSEHRVLQATAQAQSQLGCPVIIHPGRNSDAPFQIIHILEEAGADASKTVMSHLDRTIFDTEKLLEFAKLGCYLEYDLFGTEFLHYQFHPDIDMPCDNERIARIHMLIDEGYEDRILIAHDVHTKNRLMKYGGHGYSHILKNIVPKMLIRGISQDKIDKILLANPKRWLTFK; this is encoded by the exons ATGCCCTCGGCCCCACTAGCGCCCGGGCCGGGAAACTTCGCCGGAGTTGAGAG aaaaatgccTTCCTTGGGAGGGAAAGCACAGACTGTTTTGGGCCCTGTGGATCCGGACCGCCTTGGCTATACGTTGACTCATGAACACTTGACTATGAActacagcagctgcttttgtcCACCTTCTCCAGGGCAAGAGCCTCTGTCTGGTGGGCCCATTGAGATGAAGAACTTGTTTTGGATTAAGCAAAATCCCTACAGCCATAAAGAAAACCTTcttttgtatcaggaaacagatGCTGTGAAGGAGGAGCTGTtgcattttaaagcagcagggggtgggacaaTTGTGGAAAACACAACCACAGGAATTGGTCGGGATATGAATACTTTGAAGAAACTTGCTGAAGAAACTGGAGTCCATATTATTGCTGGGGCTGGGTTTTACATCGATTCCACTCATTCTTCTCAAACACAGGCCATGACAGTGGAGCAG CTTACAGGCATTATTGTTGATGAGATACTCAATGGAGCTGATGGAACTAACATCAAGTGTGGTGTGGTGGGAGAAATAGGTTGCTCCTGGCCTTTGACTCAGAGTGAACACAGAGTGCTTCAGGCAACAGCGCAGGCTCAGTCACAGCTTGGGTGCCCCGTTATAATCCATCCTGGCAGGAACAGCGATGCACCTTTCCAGATTATCCACATTCTGGAGGAAGCTGGGGCTGATGCTTCAAAGACAGTCATGTCTCACCTCGACAG GACTATATTTGATACTGAGAAACTTCTGGAATTTGCTAAACTGGGATGCTACTTAGAGTATGACTTATTTGGTACAGAATTTCTTCACTACCAGTTCCATCCTGATATTGACATGCCGTGCGACAATGAAAGAATTGCAAG GATTCATATGCTGATTGATGAAGGCTACGAAGACAGAATTCTGATCGCTCATGATGTGCACACTAAGAATAGGTTGATGAAATATGGAGGTCATGGATATTCACATATCCTTAAAAATATAGTTCCTAAAATGCTAATTAGAGGCATATCTCAAGATAAAATTGATAAAATACTCCTAGCAAATCCAAAGCGGTGGTTGACTTTTAAGTAG